A DNA window from Bos indicus isolate NIAB-ARS_2022 breed Sahiwal x Tharparkar chromosome 9, NIAB-ARS_B.indTharparkar_mat_pri_1.0, whole genome shotgun sequence contains the following coding sequences:
- the TAAR5 gene encoding trace amine-associated receptor 5, which produces MSVVLNQDAEERPETFCYQVNGSCPRTIHPLGIQLAIYLSCAAGVLITVLGNLFVVFAVSYFKALHTPTNFLLLSLALADMFLGLLVLPLSTIHSVESCWFFGDSLCRLHTYLDTLFCLISIFHLCFISIDRHCAICEPLLYPSKFTVRVALRYILAGWGLPAAYTAFLLYTDMAERGLHLWLEEMPCVGSCQLLFNKFWGWLNFPVFFFPCFIMISLYVKIFVVATRQAQQINNLSKSLAGAAKRERKAAKTLGIAVGVYLLCWLPFTVDTMIDSLLNFITPPLVFDTFIWLAYFNSACNPIIYVFSYRWFRKALKLLLSREIFSPRTPTIDLYQD; this is translated from the coding sequence ATGAGTGTGGTCCTCAACCAAGATGCTGAAGAACGCCCCGAGACTTTCTGCTACCAGGTGAATGGGTCTTGCCCCAGGACAATCCATCCCCTGGGCATCCAGCTGGCCATCTACCTGTCCTGTGCAGCAGGTGTGCTGATTACAGTCCTAGGAAATTTGTTTGTGGTGTTTGCTGTGTCCTACTTTAAAGCACTTCACACTCCCACCAACTTCTTGCTGCTTTCCCTGGCCCTGGCTGACATGTTTCTGGGTCTGCTGGTGCTGCCCCTCAGTACCATCCACTCCGTGGAGAGCTGCTGGTTCTTTGGAGACTCTCTCTGCCGCCTGCATACCTACCTGGACACCCTCTTCTGCCTCATCTCCATCTTCCATCTCTGTTTCATTTCTATTGACCGCCACTGTGCTATCTGTGAGCCCCTACTCTATCCCTCTAAGTTCACGGTCAGGGTGGCCCTCAGGTATATCCTGGCAGGCTGGGGGCTGCCAGCAGCTTACACCGCCTTCTTGCTCTACACAGACATGGCAGAGAGAGGGCTCCACCTGTGGCTGGAAGAGATGCCTTGTGTGGGCAGTTGCCAGTTGCTGTTCAATAAGTTTTGGGGCTGGCTAAACTTCCCTGTGTTCTTTTTCCCGTGCTTCATCATGATAAGCTTATATGTGAAGATCTTTGTGGTTGCAACCAGGCAGGCTCAGCAGATCAACAACTTAAGCAAAAGCCTGGCTGGAGCTGCCAAACGTGAAAGAAAAGCTGCCAAGACCCTGGGCATCGCCGTGGGTGTGTACCTTTTGTGCTGGCTTCCCTTCACTGTCGATACGATGATCGACAGCCTCCTTAACTTCATCACACCACCGCTGGTCTTCGACACGTTTATCTGGCTTGCTTACTTCAACTCAGCCTGCAACCCCATCATCTATGTCTTTTCCTACCGGTGGTTCAGGAAGGCGCTGAAACTTCTCCTGAGTCGGGAGATCTTCTCGCCACGGACTCCCACAATTGATTTGTACCAAGATTGA
- the LOC109563657 gene encoding trace amine-associated receptor 6-like translates to MSSNSSPNAAVQLCYEHLNGSCVKTPFLPTSQVILYTVYGFGAVLAVLGNLLVMTAILHFKQLHSPTNFLIASLACTDFLVGVTVMPFSMVRSVESCWYFGQSFCALHTCCDVAFCYSSLFHLSFISIDRYIAVTDPLVYPTKFTVSVSCICISISWILPITYSGAVFYTGANENGLEELSSALNCVGGCQIVINQNWVLVHFLSFFIPTFVMLILYCNIFLVARQQAKKIENISSKRESSSDSYKSRVAKRERKAAKTLGITVIAFMISWLPYSIDSLIDAFMGFITPAYIYEICCWCTYYNSAMNPLIYALFYPWFRKAIKVIVSGGVFKNGSASMNLFSEQM, encoded by the coding sequence ATGAGCAGCAACTCATCCCCCAATGCAGCTGTGCAGCTCTGCTATGAGCACCTGAATGGATCCTGTGTGAAAACCCCCTTCTTGCCCACATCCCAGGTGATTCTGTACACGGTGTATGGCTTTGGGGCTGTCCTGGCCGTGTTAGGAAACCTCCTGGTGATGACTGCCATCCTTCATTTCAAGCAGCTGCACTCACCAACCAATTTTCTCATCGCCTCTCTGGCCTGTACAGACTTTCTAGTAGGAGTGACTGTGATGCCCTTCAGCATGGTCAGGTCTGTGGAGAGCTGCTGGTACTTTGGGCAAAGTTTCTGTGCTTTGCACACATGCTGTGATGTGGCATTTTGTTACTCTTCTCTCTTCCACCTGTCCTTCATCTCCATCGACAGGTACATTGCTGTTACTGACCCTCTGGTCTATCCCACCAAGTTCACAGTGTCTGTGTCATGCATATgcatcagcatctcctggatCCTACCCATTACTTACAGTGGTGCCGTGTTCTACACAGGTGCCAATGAGAATGGGCTAGAGGAATTGTCTAGTGCCCTCAACTGTGTAGGAGGCTGTCAGATAGTTATAAATCAAAACTGGGTGTTGGTACATTTTCTATCCTTCTTTATACCTACCTTTGTTATGCTAATTCtctattgtaatattttcctagTGGCCAGACAACAGGCTAAAAAGATTGAAAATATCAGTAGTAAAAGAGAGTCATCATCAGACAGTTATAAATCCAGAGTAgccaagagagagaggaaagcagCTAAAACCCTGGGTATCACAGTCATAGCATTTATGATTTCGTGGTTACCATACAGTATTGACTCATTAATTGATGCCTTTATGGGCTTCATAACCCCGGCCTATATTTATGAGATTTGCTGTTGGTGTACTTATTATAACTCAGCCATGAACCCCTTGATCTATGCTTTATTTTACCCTTGGTTTAGGAAAGCCATCAAAGTCATTGTGAGTGGTGGGGTTTTCAAGAATGGTTCTGCAAGCATGAATTTATTCTCTGAACAAATGTAA